The proteins below are encoded in one region of Podarcis raffonei isolate rPodRaf1 chromosome 8, rPodRaf1.pri, whole genome shotgun sequence:
- the LOC128418520 gene encoding proline-rich transmembrane protein 1-like, translating into MEERQELSRGCRTEKTKEEEESTTMSNPKHEKLGEKALAAQDPPAYSEIDAYAEPDPLKQPPGPAPQAGYGAMLAPQAGYGAMPAPQAGYGAMPAPQAGYGAMPAPQARYGAMPAPQAGYGAMPYYGPPGAGSYLGPVLQPPQAVYVTPVEPTNEPDYLIYSIFTMLCCCLPLGIVALVYSVQTREANFAGNAASAERNSRMARLFSHLALGIGLGFLILYIIIVTRTFR; encoded by the exons ATGGAGGAACGCCAAGAACTGAGCAGAGGTTGCAGAACTGAGAAGacgaaggaagaagaagaaagcaccaCTATGAGCAACCCAAAGCATGAAAAGCTGGGTGAGAAGGCACTTGCCGCTCAGGACCCCCCTGCCTACTCTGAAATAGATGCCTATGCAGAGCCTGACCCACTGAAACAGCCTCCTGGGCCAGCACCCCAAGCAGGCTATGGGGCAATGCTAGCACCTCAAGCAGGCTATGGGGCAATGCCAGCACCCCAAGCAGGCTATGGGGCAATGCCAGCACCTCAAGCAGGCTATGGGGCTATGCCAGCACCCCAAGCACGCTATGGGGCTATGCCAGCACCTCAAGCAGGCTATGGGGCAATGCCTTACTATGGCCCACCTGGTGCGGGATCTTACCTAGGCCCAGTCCTTCAACCTCCACAGGCGGTCTACGTCACACCTGTAGAGCCCACCAATGAACCCGATTACCTGATCTACTCCATCTTCACCATGCTCTGCTGCTGCTTACCCCTTGGTATTGTCGCCTTGGTCTACTCTGTACAG aCAAGAGAAGCCAACTTCGCTGGAAATGCCGCGTCCGCCGAGAGAAACTCCCGAATGGCACGCCTCTTCTCTCACCTCGCTCTCGGGATTGGGCTGGGGTTCCTTATTTTATATATCATCATTGTTACAAGAACTTTTAGATaa